Genomic window (Cryptococcus deuterogattii R265 chromosome 7, complete sequence):
ttctttccaccgACCCGAGGTTTCAGACTCAGAGGGTTACAAGGCACACGATCGACATGTCTCTCTGAGTAGGTAAACGCATCATGAACCAGAATTGCACCAGTAAGGAAGACGAGACCAAGGACGGAAGACAGAACGAGCCTGATGCTAACAGAGGCATAGGGATGTTTGCCAGCAAACTCCTCTGAAGGAATGGAGGGAATACGGAAGGTGGTGCGAGTTCGAACGAGATTGAGCTGATAATAAGGCTTCAAAGATGGTCTGTGATGACCAGCGAAGAAATTTTGGGACAGAGCAGAGCTAGTCGATGTCACTGTCTTGCCGCCGACATTGTTTGAGAGGGACCGAAAAGTTGAGGCCGGCAAAGGTCGTGTCGGCCGAATGGCGGCGAGTCGATGTGGAACTGAGTCGGGGACTGGTCTGAGACGGAACATGAAGTTACGGATGGCCTTTCGCCTGGATATTGTTCAGAGGGGAAAGCGGAGCtactggaagaggaaaggttCGAGATGCCAATTGATAAAAAGGAGCAAGCGACTCGCCAGAAGATGGGCAATAATCAAGAGGGACAACGCACACCGAGGCCGTCGCCGACGTCATTGGGGCTGCGTCACGTGACACCCGACCCGTTTTTAAAATCGAAAGACGACGAACTCCGCTCCCATAGCACGCAGAATCGCTCGCATGTTGCATCATGGTTGAATTAATGCAGCTGTAAATTTCTGAAATAACCCGGCGGCTGCTATTTCTATACATTGTACCTAGCAACGAGTTACCACGCCACAAAAAAGACGACGAGCTTTCTTGCAGTTTACGACACATCAGGAGGCTCCATcactcctcatcttcttacTTGACCGTATTGTGCCTTAAGGAGGTATCGTCATCAAAATGATGCGGATGACAGGCCTGCAGGCAATTAGCGATGTACGCATGAATGAACTGAGTAACAAGCAAAGATGCCAGTTTTGTGTGGGGCTTCACGTGGCTTCACGTGGGTGAACGAAGGAAATCAATAAATAAATCACCGCCCTATATATCAATCACCTCGGCGAGTTTCCCGACCACCCACTTACTAGACTACTACTTAAGACAATATTTTATAATATTGGTGGCTAGATACAAGGCATTTTCCAGTATATACAAGACCTGCTGGTTCACCCTATTCTCAATCCCGTCCCTTTCGATCATAAGTTCTCCGCCCAACGTGCAAAGCCAGTAGTATGCAGGCCCACTGCGACAACGAATAGCCCATTGTTGTTAAGCAAAGTATAGTCAAATGTCATTTTTAGCTGAACTTACTGGAATCTAATATCCTTCCAACAGTTTGGTTGGTGAGATCATCTATCGTTTGTGGCCTTATATAATATGCAGGAAcaggaggaaagatgatAGCACCGGCTCGACGAAGGAATAACCTGAAAATGAAGTCATGAGATCAGCTGATTGAAAATAATTCATCAGAGTAAAAGATGACCAACATGTTTTCTAAATGGATATCGTTCAGGGGTGTCTCCCTCACAACCAACATAagcttccttccctccttcagACAAACGTCTGCTGACCTCGATATGAGTTCATCTCCAAGGCCTATCCTTACGGCAGCAAGTGTTTTCATACTGCAGGGAATGATGAACATGCCATCATGTATGAAGGAACCAGACGATGGAGGAGCCGCTAAGTCTGAGTTGGAATATGAATAATCGGCGAGATCTTTGAGCTTATCAGAAGGAAAATCCACTCAAGAATTAGTGTTTGAACAAACAGTAAGGAAGACGGCCTGACGTACCTCTCTCTCAGTCATATCAGTCTCGTACTTCAACGTCTTCACTGCCCACTTGCTGAGAATCAGATGTGTTTCGATGTCGAGAGCTCTCAGTGCTTGTAGTAATCGGATGGCAAGAGTAGCACCTGTCGCTCCTGTGACGGCGACCACATATCTTTTTCTCCGCATCTCCTCAGGAATGAGTTGGAATGGGACGTCGGCGAGAGAAGCTCTCGAGGAAGGAACACCCTCTTTgtcagaagatgaaacaCCATAATCCTTGCTCTCCAAGTTAGTTGTACTTTGCGTGCAATCTGAAGCAGCCTCTGAGTGTCTTGAAGTAATGGCGGAAATGAGATTTTTATAGCCCGACATGGTAATGTTGAAAGTGAATGTGATATGACACGAGATAAGAGACTTTTAACCCAGCTTTCTTCTGACCTTTAATTTATATCTTATAGCCTCGGTTCTCAGAAAAAGAGTTGCAAATTATTTGTAACCGTGGCCGCATCCGGACGAGATTCAAACAGTAAAATACAACAGCAGTGCGAAACAGCATGACCTTCGGACTTTCACTAGTAATTAATCGTCACGAAATTGATCTACAACTTCGCCCCCTTGTTGGCTCTCCCCATTCATTTGCATTTCGATGTGAGGCAATTATTATCACTAGGAAGGTCAGAATCCAGGCGACTCCTACTACAGCAGTGTTATGAGGACAGTAGTCGTAATGACGGATGTAAACCTGCAAGGTCGAAAACACAACAAGGGGCCGGAACGTCATTCAAAACTAGTCGGCCGCCGACACTCCTCTCGGCAGCCGGGTCACCTTTCGGCAGCCGAAACTCTACCCAGCATGTAATAGCCTTCCTTACGACACTTGTATCGGGCTTGAGTAGACATTTGGGGCAATACCGTTCAAACCCGCGCTTCTTAGTCTTCCAATATACGTCAACGCATCTTTTTTGAGCCCTCAAGACAAGCGACACGACCATAAGGGTAGATGAATTCGGCCCGAAACATTTAGCTTTCTGTTGTacgatggaagagaaaaggccGATAGTTCAATATATAAGAGTAATCCCAGTGAATCTGTGTCCAACGTTTGATCGTTCTTAATTCATCATTATCCTTACAAAATGTCTACTCCAGCTGCACCCCATCTCGAATTCCGATCCTTTGTCGAAGCTCTCAAGCAGGATAATGACCTCATTTCTATTACACGAGAGGTCAACCCTAACCTAGAAGCCGCCGCCATCACCCGTCTTGTATACGAGAACGACCTCCCTGCTCCCTTGTTCGAAAACCTGAAAGGTGCCAAGGACGGCCTCTTCCGCATCCTGGGtgctcctgctgctctGAGAAGGGACAAAGCTACTCGCTACGGCCGTCTCGCGCGCCATGTCGGTCTTGAACCCACTGCTGGTATGAAGGAGATTCTCGACAAGATGCTCTCTGCCGAAAAACTCCAGCCTATCGAACCCACTGTAGTTCAGGATGGTCCTTGTAAGCAAAACATTCTccatgaggaagatgtccACATCGAGTCACTTCCCAGCCCTATGATCCACAAAGACGATGGTGGCAAATATATCCAGACATATGGTGGGTTCTGATAGCCTTCATAACTCATTGTTCTCAAACTGAAAACAGTTTTATAGGCATGCATGTGGTCCAGTCTCCCGATGGCAAGTGGACAAATTGGTCCATCGCCCGAGCGATGGTCAAAGACGACAAGCACCTCGTCGGTCTTGTCATTGAACCTCAGCACATCTGGCAAATTCACcagctttggaagaaggaagggaaggattGTCCTTGGGCTTTATGCTTCGGTGTCCCACCGGCTGCTATTATGGCTTCTTCCATGCCAATTCGTAAGTATCTTTTCCATATCGTTGAATTCTCTGATGCTCACCTACTTTTTAGCCGACGGGATATCCGAGGCCGGATACATCGGTGCTTTCATAGGAGAATCCATACCAGTCATTAAATGCGAGACCAACAACCTTCTTGTCCCCGCCACCTCCGAAATTGTCTTTGAGGGTTCGCTTTCCATTACCGAAACAGCCCCAGAAGGTCCATTCGGAGAGATGCACGGCTACATCTTCCCTGGCGACACGCACAATTGGCCTGTTTACAAGGTTAATTGCATCACTCACAGAGACAATGCTATCATGCCCATGTCTGCATGCGGTCGTCTGACGGACGAGACTGTGCGTTCCCTTATGATTCTTTATGTGAACAAGCTAATCGGTTGATATTTTAGCACACCATGATTGGTGCCCTTGCCGCTGCTGAAATTGGCAAGGTTTGTCGAAATGCTAACCTTCCTGTCAAGGACGCCTTTTCTCCCTTCGAATCTCAAGTCACTTGGGTTGCACTTCAATTCGATGGTAAGAAATTGCGGGAGATGAAGACCACTTCCGAAGaattgagaaagaagatcggTGATGTCGTGTTTAACCACAAAGCGGGCTACACCATCCATCGTCTTATCCTTGTGGGAGATGACATTGACGTCTATGACGGCAAGGACGTTCGTAAGTGGCCATTATAAAGTCAAGCTTTGCAGAGGCTTACCTGCTCAACCTGCAGTCTGGGCTTTCTCCACCCGTTGTCGCCCAAACCTGGACGAAACTTTCTTTGAGGACGTCCGTGGATTCCCCCTCATTCCATACATGTCTCACGGTAACGGCTCTCCTGTTAAGGGTGGCAAGGTCGTTTCTGATGCCCTCATGCCCCTCGAGTACACCGCGGGACCCGATTTCATTGCTGCCGACTTTAAGAATAGTTATCCCGACGAGCTGAAAGCTCAGGTGCTCAGCAACTGGGAAGCAGATGGCTTTGCTCCCTTATGAGGATTGCGATCCTATCTTACAGTAGATTAGAATTGAAGCTTCTCGACGTCCATAATGATATGAGCAAAAATTATGAAGTATCTGAAAGTTGTCACCATGGTCATTACTGAAGTACTACCGTCCACACGCGATCAATCCTGGCTGATTATAAGATTGAATGGGATTCATCATGGTCAGGCGACATCTAGGGTTGGTGACAATCATCGAATCTACACATACCAATGCAACAATCATTGTACCACCTCGTAAACATCTCCTTgtcccttccatccctcaTCTGCCTTGCCCAACACTTGTCCCCAAAACTTCATCACCCCATAccactcttcctttcccctcGGCAtgtcttctcccttcccaccaCCTACACCTCCACCCTGCACCACTTGAACTTCCCTATACCCACGCTTGATTCCGCTAACAGATTTCTGTTGTACAGCAGATTGTGGTGATTGGCGGGTAAAGTACAAGACCGGAGTGGAAACATTGAGTGGGGATGCCGAATGAGTAAGGAGAGGGGCGCAGATAGATATGATGCTGCCTAATCTTTTGCCGTTGTCTTTTTCGCCATTAGTTTTGAGAGGCGTCTTGCCGATATCAATTCCTAATTCGAGCGCTACAGTACCACCCTGACCCCAGCCGAAGAGATGAAtgtcttccagcttccaACCGAGATAGGGCGATATTAAAGTCTCCAGTAATTTGCGGAGTTTGGACAAGGGGGCAGTTGGGTTCTGTGAGGACATTGGGAGGGAGTTGAAATAGGGGTCAAATGTTTGGTACCatgagaaagagggatgatCCATGAGAGGGATGCTGATTGAGGAACGTCAGTGATGATATGAACACATACAAGACATCGGGCTTACGGATCAAGGGCTGTCAAGGAAAGAATTGCTGTTGAAGGAAGATTGAGCTGCTTTGCCAGATTGAAAAATGACATTTTGTTATCCCCTAAAAATCTTACAATTAACCCCGAATCATTGAGCATATATTTGCGGGAACCACGACTATGCTTGCGATTATGGAACTTCGTACTTACCAAGGCCATGAAACATTATCAGTAAATTCCTGTCCTTCTCATCTGGGGATGAAGCATATGAAAAATCCCATGGTTTAAGGAGCGACGGGCTCGGTATGGGTCTTGAAGTgggggaggtggaggaggaaacaGAACGTAGGTTGAGAGTTGACATGTTGTAGACGGATGTTGACAATGTGCTGCGATTTATTATACTTTTGAATTCACTTTTTAGAAATACAGGTGTCGATACAGGCTGACTTGGTTGATATTGTGCATAACGATGCTAAGACCGACGAGATGGATAGAGATGCGAGGGACGTGTTGTTTTCAAGCGGTGCCTGATTTGCCGACTTTTTGTCATCTTGTTTTTCAGCCATCTTTCAAAGCAATCCTCATTACATCACCACGCAATGCTCTTCTGTCCCTACTGCGCCAACAGTCTCACAATTGGTGACCGCGAAGATAGTACAGACAAGTGCTGGTGCGTccattgctgctgctgaagtTCCAAGTGCCCTTTACGCCGCCTGGCTTCGTTGCTTAAATTTGTGCTGAAAGCTATATTGTAGGGTCTGTCCCACTTGCCCATACCAATTCATAATCGAACGTCAAGTATGTCATACTAAGAAACTATGCTGGAATTAGGAACTTTTTGGCTAATTTCCATGACCAGATTTCGATGAGAACGCATCTAAAGCGGAAGGAAGTGGACGACGTCTTAGGAGGCAAAGAAGCGTGGGCAAACGTGGATAAAACTGACAGTGAGTCTGTAACAAAACAAAACGATTTTGGAAAATTTAATAATGACTCTGATCTGACAATGTGTTTAGCTGCTTGTCCCAAATGCGATCATAGACGGGCATACTTTAGGCAAATGCAGATTCGTTCGGCAGATGAGCCTATGACCACCTTCTAGTGAGTCTGGTTAAGAAGTGCTTCAGCTAGAACTTTTGCTAATCTTTCCTTGCAGTAAATGCTGTGAATGTGGACATCAATGGCGAGAAGTGAGTCAAGCAGACTTTCACCGGGACGCTTACTAACGTTACATTCAGAACTAAACACCTCCGATATCTATATACTTTAAACTTCTATAAACATACAACATATAATGACCTTACGACAAACTATGACATCTACATACTACATACTGTCACTCTTCCAGTCCGGCTTCTAGCACTTCAAGTATTCTCTTTATCCTCTGTCGCACTTTTTCGTCACTCACTCCGTTTCCTTCGTCCCCTCCTAAACCTGGGACGCCCAATTCTTTTAAACGTTGGCGCTGGCGAACGGCAAGACCGTCAATGGCCGGGAGACACTGCTGGCGGTAGAATGTGTCGAGGTTGTTTGCAAGCGTCCTGTTCCATTGCTGACCTAGCGTCAGTCTCAAACTTcaaaaggacaaggacGAGACATAATACCCACTCTGACTTTCTCAGAGGTTATAGATTGCCTAGCAATCTTCGCGCTAGTAACCTTCACATCAGCCAGTGGCTTTCAATCAGTTTACGATTGCTGTTCGACCCACATGTCCTTCTCTGCTCTGACTGTTCTCTCGTGATCTGCTTTTACTTTTTCGCCTTTAGCCCACaatctcctttccaaagTATCTTGGTCTTGCTTCATCTACAGGCAAAACGTACGGCAACTTTAGTCTTCAGTCTTGGCGCATAAACCTTCAACTCACCTTTCTCAGTTCTGCTTTGAAACTATGGTCGTCCAACAGCTCTGTAATAATAGGGAGCGCTCTCGCAAACGTCATATCTCCGTATCCTTGCTCCCATATTCTCTGATTAGGATGTTGCTTCTGCGGCTGCCGTTCAGTTTCTCTTAACTCTGAATAATGTTCCTGCACTTCTCGCCCACTGTCCCACACATAAGCTCCCTGTCTATCTTCTCGTCTGTCAGATGGAGGCCTTGATAGTCCCGCTGATCCCACAGGGCCAAACGGCTCTATCAACTCTCGCCTCCCAGGGGAATCAACCTTGGGCTGTCGTGGCGGTGGTCTAGCATTGAGTGAAGTGAGGAGGTCCGTAAGCTGGGCGCCGGAAGGTATAGGTCTGGGCGATGGGATCTGCACTGTACTGCTAGGACCAGGCCTGGATGTCGAGACAGACGTAAATGCCTGAAGTTGTGATTCGGAAGCGTTGTCTTGAGTGGATCGAAGAAGCGCGAGAAGGGAGTGAACGCTGTCTGCGCTATCCTATGCGATATTTTAGTCTTTATGCACTTTTGTTCAGCCACAAGAAGGTGCACATACTGGGAAGGCCATGTCTGGTGACTTGGGGAAGATTGACACTGGGATGCACAAGCATAGAGGCGCAAAACAAATTGCAGAGAGTGGATTTGTCCACCTTTTCACCGGCTACTGGCCTCGATCTGATGTCCGACTTCGATGTCGATGTCCATTTCTTGTCACTTCTATTTCCGATTCACagctctcctctcttctcccttctctcttcacaACCTAATTCCCGATCCTCAGAGCGTGTTCCAAATGGCCTCTCTTTCTGCCGCGCCACCTGCCACAAGCAGCAAGATCAATCTTCAAGCTTCacatcaccttctttcagGCGCGTTGTCTGGTCTGTCTTCGGCCGTAGTCTTACAGCCTCTCGATCTTCTCAAGACGAGATTACAACAAAGTCAAGGTGGTGTAGGTTCCAAGAGGTGAATCCATCTACTTTTCGCCTCTAGCTGTCAGCGTCACAAGCTTAGTgcttgaaggatggagggatTCTGCCAACATGTGTATACTTTGCTGATCACCGAGACTTGCTTTGAACAGGCAAAGAATAAGAGGAGTGGTCAAGCAGGTcatcaaagatgatggaatgTCGGGTCTATGGAGAGGTACCATCCCAACCCTAGTCAGGTGCGTGAGGATCGTCGGCGGTTTCTTCCAACGTCAGTTGCTGAGCTTTCGGATTGCAGGAATGTTCCGGGAGTAGCTGTGTACTTTTATACCCTCTCTGCCATCCGAAATCGCCTTTCAGCGGTCCCATACTTCTCCATAACTGTGCCTGTATCTGGAAGTAAAatatcatcaccatctGGGCAAGTCAAGAGGGAGGCTGGCTCCAGGTCGGCGATCGTAAAGCTTTCCTCGGGCGGGAATCTGTTGGCCGGAGCCGTGGGCAGGACATCGGTGGGCTTCGTTTTGAGTCCCATCACAGTCATCAAGGCTCGATTTGAGGTATATCCTTAGTTTTTGGTCACTCATCAGGCTATTGACAATGACATATGTAGAGTAACCGATATTCTGATTACCACTCTATCCTTGGtgccctctcttctttgtaCCGCACCCATGGGGTGAAAGGTTTCTATCAAGGGTTTACGGCCACCGCAGCCCGTGATGCCCCGTATGCGGGACTGTACCTGGTATTCTATGAGAAATCAAAAGAACTGGCAGGTATGTGTCCAAGTTCTGCTCTTTGTCATTTGGGAAGATCTGTTGGTAACGGCACGCAGGGAAATTACCAGGGGTACCTAATGCGGCCTTACATTCCTGCTCAGGTAAACTATGAGGCTATCCTGATGCCAATTGCTGACAAAAGTTGTAGGGATCATGGCTGCTACTCTTGCCACAATCATCACCTCACCGGCCGATGTAATCAAAGTGCGTCTCTCTCTGAGACATAGGAGGAATATGCTCACTCGGAGTCTTATAGACCAGAATGCAAGTCAACCCGTCTGAACACCCTACATTAAGGAAAGCCGTTGTAAGAGTCGCTCAGGTACGTTCTCTTGCTTGCATACTAGATCATTCACCGACATATCAATTTTTACAGGAGCGAGGACTACTGGGTTTCTTCTCGGGAACTTCTCTACGGATATCGCGCAAAGCTGCGTCTGCTGCGATTGGATGGACGGTGTACGAAGGACTTTTGATTTTCCTTAGAGATCGTAAAGGGCAGCCTCAAACAGGAGCATTATAATCTGAATAAGTCAAGAAAAATTGCATGAACCTTCACTACTGCTACAAAAGCTCATGTGTGTCATTGAAGTCGTGTAAGGATATAGATACTGAACAAAAGAGTGTATTTATAGATATTAAATAGAAGAGTGAACGTAACAAAAGAGTGTACGTGAAAAATAAAGGCTATGTAGATTCTTGAGCGGTCATAAAGATGAGAAATGAGAATGGACATAGAAACTGATGAGTGATTCATCTAGAGTGCTCCTCCGGCTCAGCCAGTGGTGCGTCTACTCACTCGACGACCATGGAAgaccaccttcttcccattaTCAGTCTGGCCCCGTGCGGCAGGTTGCTCAACTTCAaa
Coding sequences:
- a CDS encoding phenylacrylic acid decarboxylase codes for the protein MSGYKNLISAITSRHSEAASDCTQSTTNLESKDYGVSSSDKEGVPSSRASLADVPFQLIPEEMRRKRYVVAVTGATGATLAIRLLQALRALDIETHLILSKWAVKTLKYETDMTERELKDLADYSYSNSDLAAPPSSGSFIHDGMFIIPCSMKTLAAVRIGLGDELISRSADVCLKEGRKLMLVVRETPLNDIHLENMLFLRRAGAIIFPPVPAYYIRPQTIDDLTNQTVGRILDSMGLHTTGFARWAENL
- a CDS encoding solute carrier family 25 member 38 — translated: MSMSISCHFYFRFTALLSSPFSLHNLIPDPQSVFQMASLSAAPPATSSKINLQASHHLLSGALSGLSSAVVLQPLDLLKTRLQQSQGGVGSKRQRIRGVVKQVIKDDGMSGLWRGTIPTLVRNVPGVAVYFYTLSAIRNRLSAVPYFSITVPVSGSKISSPSGQVKREAGSRSAIVKLSSGGNLLAGAVGRTSVGFVLSPITVIKARFESNRYSDYHSILGALSSLYRTHGVKGFYQGFTATAARDAPYAGLYLVFYEKSKELAGKLPGVPNAALHSCSGIMAATLATIITSPADVIKTRMQVNPSEHPTLRKAVVRVAQERGLLGFFSGTSLRISRKAASAAIGWTVYEGLLIFLRDRKGQPQTGAL
- a CDS encoding cytoplasmic protein codes for the protein MSTPAAPHLEFRSFVEALKQDNDLISITREVNPNLEAAAITRLVYENDLPAPLFENLKGAKDGLFRILGAPAALRRDKATRYGRLARHVGLEPTAGMKEILDKMLSAEKLQPIEPTVVQDGPCKQNILHEEDVHIESLPSPMIHKDDGGKYIQTYGMHVVQSPDGKWTNWSIARAMVKDDKHLVGLVIEPQHIWQIHQLWKKEGKDCPWALCFGVPPAAIMASSMPIPDGISEAGYIGAFIGESIPVIKCETNNLLVPATSEIVFEGSLSITETAPEGPFGEMHGYIFPGDTHNWPVYKVNCITHRDNAIMPMSACGRLTDETHTMIGALAAAEIGKVCRNANLPVKDAFSPFESQVTWVALQFDGKKLREMKTTSEELRKKIGDVVFNHKAGYTIHRLILVGDDIDVYDGKDVLWAFSTRCRPNLDETFFEDVRGFPLIPYMSHGNGSPVKGGKVVSDALMPLEYTAGPDFIAADFKNSYPDELKAQVLSNWEADGFAPL
- a CDS encoding DNA-directed RNA polymerase III subunit RPC10, with protein sequence MLFCPYCANSLTIGDREDSTDKCWVCPTCPYQFIIERQISMRTHLKRKEVDDVLGGKEAWANVDKTDTACPKCDHRRAYFRQMQIRSADEPMTTFYKCCECGHQWREN